A genome region from Arachis duranensis cultivar V14167 chromosome 8, aradu.V14167.gnm2.J7QH, whole genome shotgun sequence includes the following:
- the LOC127739737 gene encoding fatty acyl-CoA reductase 3-like, whose translation MELRSVLHFLEDKTILVTGATGFLAKIFVEKILRCQSNVKKLYLLLRATDIESATHRLHHEIVGKELFRLLKEKLGTKFNSFVSEKLCVVPGDISKQDLDLKDSILMDHICNQTDIIVNIAATTSFDERYDIALGTNTFGVKHVLNFAKKCTKFKVLLHVSTAYVCGERGGVVVEDPQEMGVSLNGVVGLDIDMEMKLVQQKLNQLREQGASEHHIKLAMKELGIQRANLYGWPNTYVFTKAMGEMLIQISKKNIPIVIVRPTMIVSTYKEPFPGWIEGARTIDSMILAYGKGKLSCFLADLKKVFDAIPADMVVNAMIVAMVAHGNEGYSSNYDNIIYHVGSSVSNPVKYGDLRDYSFKYFTAKPWINKKGKPIRVGKVTILNNMASFRRYMFIRYLLPLKGLQLVNKASGKYFQKTYHELYRKIHGVMRLVDLYKPYVFFNGM comes from the exons ATGGAATTGAGAAGCGTATTGCATTTCCTTGAGGACAAGACCATTCTAGTCACTGGTGCCACCGGCTTCCTTGCAAAAA TTTTTGTGGAGAAGATACTAAGATGTCAATCAAATGTGAAAAAACTTTACCTTCTTTTGAGAGCTACCGATATTGAATCTGCTACTCATCGCTTGCACCATGAG ATCGTAGGGAAGGAGTTGTTTAGATTGCTAAAGGAAAAGTTGGGTACAAAGTTCAATTCCTTTGTGTCAGAAAAGTTGTGTGTGGTACCTGGAGACATTTCTAAACAGGACTTGGATTTGAAGGACTCCATTCTAATGGACCATATTTGCAATCAAACTGATATTATAGTTAATATTGCTGCAACTACTAGCTTTGATGAAAG ATACGATATTGCATTGGGTACTAACACATTCGGAGTTAAGCATGTATTGAACTTCGCCAAGAAATGTACTAAGTTCAAAGTGCTTCTTCACGTATCAACAG CATACGTGTGTGGCGAGAGAGGAGGAGTGGTAGTAGAGGATCCACAGGAAATGGGTGTGTCATTGAATGGAGTGGTAGGATTAGACATTGACATGGAAATGAAGTTGGTGCAACAAAAACTCAATCAGCTTCGAGAACAAGGAGCCTCTGAACATCACATTAAACTCGCCATGAAGGAATTAGGCATCCAAAG aGCAAATCTATATGGTTGGCCAAACACATATGTATTTACAAAGGCCATGGGTGAAATGCTTATacaaatttcaaagaaaaacaTACCTATTGTTATTGTGCGTCCTACCATGATTGTTAGCACTTATAAAGAACCTTTTCCAGGTTGGATCGAAGGTGCAAG AACCATAGACAGTATGATTCTTGCTTACGGTAAAGGAAAATTATCCTGCTTCCTTGCAGATCTTAAGAAAGTTTTTGATGCG ATACCGGCTGACATGGTAGTGAATGCAATGATAGTGGCTATGGTGGCACATGGAAATGAAGGTTATAGTAGTAATTATGATAACATCATATACCATGTGGGCTCCTCTGTTAGCAACCCTGTGAAATACGGCGATCTCCGTGACTATTCCTTCAAATATTTCACTGCAAAACCTTGGATCAATAAAAAGGGAAAGCCTATCAGAGTTGGCAAAGTTACCATATTGAATAACATGGCAAGCTTCCGCAGATACATGTTCATTCGCTACTTGCTTCCATTGAAG GGACTACAACTGGTGAACAAAGCATCAGGCAAGTATTTCCAAAAAACGTATCATGAACTTTATAGAAAGATCCATGGTGTTATGCGGCTCGTTGATCTTTACAAGCCTTACGTATTTTTTAATGGCATGTAA